Proteins encoded by one window of Leptospira barantonii:
- a CDS encoding MotA/TolQ/ExbB proton channel family protein: MKFSSIKKEFKWVATALILSGLISLSTTAILAQDKVTEPTKTEATTPATETAPAETPAPAPKAEKSWGFVDLFLLGGWTMYPLALSSIVALGIIFERIYFLSTAKLLPKGYNIDLGDAMDSKGLDAVQGFLDERKDYKITQVLSGGIDVSSGDAEIFAKGVEREAAEVITVLERGLVILAAVSTIAPLIGFLGTVSGMINAFDAIANADQVNAKVVAGGIKEALITTAAGLIVAIPAMTFHQYLTSRIDGFTSEIEEAANRIYKEFLKRNSKKG; encoded by the coding sequence ATGAAATTTTCTTCCATAAAAAAAGAATTCAAATGGGTAGCAACCGCGCTCATTCTTTCGGGACTCATTTCCCTTTCCACTACCGCAATTTTAGCTCAAGATAAAGTTACCGAACCTACTAAAACCGAAGCTACAACTCCGGCGACCGAAACGGCTCCAGCCGAAACTCCCGCACCCGCTCCGAAAGCGGAAAAAAGCTGGGGATTCGTGGATCTTTTTCTTCTCGGCGGTTGGACCATGTATCCTCTTGCTCTTTCTTCGATCGTTGCATTGGGAATCATCTTCGAAAGAATTTATTTCTTATCCACAGCGAAACTTCTTCCTAAAGGTTACAACATAGACTTGGGAGACGCGATGGATTCCAAAGGACTCGACGCGGTTCAAGGATTCTTGGATGAAAGAAAGGATTACAAGATCACTCAGGTTTTATCCGGCGGTATCGACGTTTCCTCCGGAGACGCGGAAATTTTCGCAAAGGGTGTGGAAAGAGAAGCGGCCGAAGTGATCACAGTTCTTGAAAGAGGACTCGTAATCTTAGCGGCGGTATCGACAATCGCTCCACTCATCGGGTTCTTAGGAACCGTATCCGGGATGATCAACGCGTTCGACGCGATCGCAAACGCGGATCAAGTAAACGCGAAAGTAGTTGCGGGTGGTATCAAGGAAGCCTTGATCACGACCGCGGCAGGTTTGATCGTTGCGATTCCCGCGATGACATTCCACCAATACCTTACTTCAAGAATCGACGGCTTTACTTCCGAAATCGAAGAAGCGGCCAACAGAATCTACAAAGAATTCCTGAAAAGAAATTCCAAAAAAGGTTAA
- the pepN gene encoding aminopeptidase N translates to MDAPNVLTQTEALERAGLVNQVSYEIRLDLNAGSSTYQGETKILFFYTGKGKGKLKVDFVTKKIEVFLLNGKEFGGYTKTDSTLDVPGDSLNPGKNEIKIKYVNDYNHSGSGFHQFKDPSDNSEYLHTDFEPFEAHRMFPCFDQPDLKATYELSLAGPKDWKYVHNTLPAKQEIKKEKVEIRFQRTALFSTYLFALIAGPYEVWEDKYKNIPLRILCRKSLAKYLDAENIFAITKESFSFLESYFDLPYPYGKYDQIFVPEFNMGAMENVGAVTFSEHYIFRSPRIYSEYLGRANTIYHEMVHMWFGNLVTMKWWNDLWLNESFADYLSYYAMSHGKLFPDALEHFYVREEWAYREDQLSTTHPIAGSAENTLDAISNFDGISYSKGASVLRQLMYYIGEDAFRKAMRKYFQKFANSNTVQTDFLDTMSETSGIDIRGWSKEWLDTTGVNTLLPEWKEDHLLIRQLPSEKNGLYRTHALEVTIFSLKGESFEVAWKDRVVVKGTETILPYKHEPGSSEIVVLNTNDFAYAKTYLPKDGIALLKTSLNKLKDRFARRILWGSLWQMTRDAEISPKDFLELVFSQGIYEEDLAVRSSHILTKASSIAGSYLKKEHREEWSTKLNELAKKGLNDPSTKEEEKIVWYRMLEGTSRTPNQLSYLKDLLDAKTTIPGIKIDQERRWSILTRLSAFGNKDALALIAQEETKDTSDLGAKKAYGAKVAYPDLQSKAAAWKEFTDPKTKHSTDTLRYGMRGFYWDHQEEMLKSYEDLYFGSVIGIYKDRDSHFSSAFGNILFPGVEPNQTLVDKTNRFLKEQKEIPALLKKDLKQHRDDLERTVKILSKQ, encoded by the coding sequence ATGGATGCTCCCAACGTACTCACGCAAACAGAAGCCTTAGAAAGAGCCGGCCTGGTCAACCAGGTCAGCTACGAAATCCGTCTGGATCTGAACGCCGGATCGTCCACGTATCAGGGAGAAACCAAAATTCTTTTCTTTTATACCGGAAAAGGAAAGGGAAAACTCAAAGTGGACTTCGTGACGAAAAAGATCGAAGTGTTTTTGTTAAACGGAAAAGAATTCGGCGGTTATACGAAGACCGATTCCACCTTGGACGTTCCCGGCGACTCCCTCAATCCGGGGAAGAATGAAATCAAAATCAAATACGTAAACGATTACAATCACAGCGGTTCGGGATTTCATCAGTTCAAGGATCCGTCCGACAACTCGGAATATCTTCACACGGACTTCGAACCGTTCGAAGCGCACAGAATGTTTCCCTGTTTCGATCAACCCGATTTGAAGGCGACATACGAACTTTCACTCGCGGGTCCGAAAGATTGGAAATACGTTCACAACACACTTCCCGCAAAACAGGAAATCAAAAAGGAAAAAGTAGAGATCCGTTTTCAAAGAACGGCCTTATTCTCCACATATCTGTTCGCGCTCATCGCTGGACCTTACGAGGTTTGGGAAGATAAATACAAAAACATTCCTTTGAGAATTTTGTGCAGAAAGTCTCTCGCAAAATATCTCGACGCGGAGAACATCTTCGCAATCACGAAAGAATCGTTTTCATTTTTGGAATCCTATTTCGATCTTCCGTATCCGTACGGAAAATACGATCAGATCTTCGTTCCCGAGTTCAACATGGGAGCGATGGAGAACGTGGGCGCCGTCACCTTTTCCGAACATTATATTTTCAGAAGCCCGAGAATTTATTCCGAATATCTCGGAAGAGCCAATACGATCTATCACGAGATGGTTCACATGTGGTTCGGAAATCTTGTCACGATGAAATGGTGGAACGACCTTTGGTTGAACGAAAGTTTCGCCGATTATCTTTCCTATTACGCGATGTCTCACGGAAAATTATTTCCGGACGCTCTCGAACATTTTTACGTAAGGGAAGAATGGGCTTATCGCGAAGATCAGTTATCCACAACCCATCCGATCGCCGGAAGCGCGGAGAACACGTTAGACGCCATCAGTAACTTCGACGGAATCTCCTATTCCAAAGGAGCGTCCGTTCTGCGTCAGCTTATGTATTATATCGGCGAAGACGCGTTCCGTAAGGCGATGCGGAAATACTTTCAAAAATTCGCGAATTCGAATACGGTTCAAACCGACTTTTTGGATACGATGTCCGAAACCTCAGGAATCGACATTCGAGGATGGAGCAAGGAATGGCTGGACACAACCGGAGTAAACACTCTTCTTCCCGAATGGAAAGAAGATCATCTGTTAATCCGACAACTTCCTTCCGAAAAAAACGGACTTTATAGAACACACGCGCTCGAGGTAACCATATTCTCGCTTAAGGGAGAATCGTTCGAAGTCGCGTGGAAGGACCGAGTTGTCGTAAAGGGAACTGAAACCATTCTCCCTTACAAACACGAACCGGGTTCTTCGGAAATCGTAGTGTTGAACACGAACGACTTCGCCTACGCCAAAACATATCTTCCGAAGGACGGAATCGCACTTCTAAAGACTTCGCTTAACAAACTGAAGGATCGTTTTGCGAGAAGAATTCTCTGGGGCTCTCTGTGGCAGATGACGCGTGACGCTGAAATTTCCCCCAAGGATTTTCTCGAACTCGTATTCTCTCAGGGAATTTACGAAGAGGATCTCGCGGTTCGAAGCAGTCACATTCTTACCAAGGCGTCTTCCATCGCTGGAAGTTACTTAAAAAAAGAACACAGGGAAGAATGGTCCACGAAGTTAAACGAACTCGCCAAAAAAGGTCTGAACGATCCTTCCACAAAGGAAGAGGAAAAGATCGTATGGTATAGAATGCTCGAAGGAACATCGAGAACACCGAACCAACTTTCTTATCTCAAGGATCTATTGGACGCAAAAACGACGATCCCCGGAATCAAGATCGACCAAGAAAGAAGGTGGAGTATTCTTACGAGACTTTCCGCGTTCGGAAACAAGGACGCGTTAGCTCTCATTGCTCAAGAGGAAACCAAGGACACTTCCGATCTCGGAGCTAAAAAAGCATACGGCGCAAAAGTGGCTTATCCCGATCTCCAATCCAAGGCCGCGGCTTGGAAAGAATTCACGGATCCTAAAACAAAACATTCCACTGACACGCTTCGTTACGGAATGCGAGGATTCTATTGGGATCATCAGGAAGAAATGTTAAAATCGTACGAGGATTTATACTTCGGATCCGTGATCGGAATTTATAAGGATCGGGATTCTCACTTTTCTTCCGCGTTTGGAAACATCTTATTTCCGGGTGTGGAACCGAACCAAACCCTCGTCGATAAAACGAACCGATTCTTAAAGGAACAAAAGGAAATCCCCGCTCTTCTCAAAAAAGATCTGAAACAACATCGGGACGATCTGGAAAGAACGGTGAAAATTCTTTCCAAACAGTAG
- a CDS encoding TonB-dependent receptor, protein MKIYKKSLIGIILSLGIFSIPVFAQGTGKVQGQALDAQTAEAMFGVTAVIRSINKFGRTDVDGNYEITGVPDGSYTVEFIMQGMETQKKSVTVSGGKLVRVNVAMGVKKLEEVVVEDRALNDTEASLLKFQKKAAAVSDGISAQAIQKTPDSSAGDVIRRVTGITLVGGRFVFVRGLGERYSNTLLNNSPLPSTEPNKRIVPLDLFPASLIKNIVVSKTFIPEDQAEFSGGTVKIETKDYPDQFFVKVGLQTGYNNNTTFQNFKTYSGGGQDWLGLSEGNRSKPSMVDILPDAPFKAVGSGQYGYNQAAVTLGSLQFSNQWTPTQMNAPLNKGFNFSIGNKFDLGGDRKLGLIFAITYNNDYQYRRETDVLNRAGAVVPGIPVGDKNTQLNRAYKYDQHIYNESVNWGTILNTTFQVANGHRLHFKNFFSVNNDKEVMVYSGQNLASGQTIASDKLNYIMRNLYSSQLSGDHIINVGNVKTKLEWRFAQSEANRNQPDMRDTIYAVQTGQEGQMPAVLQGGTLGSSQFYSKTKDLSRHGGLDYEIPFNQWDGLQSKLKIGYSAVQRERGFEAQRYFFRGQSSGSMSNLAGGAIPDPNYPIPPEVVYSPFNRGSKGYFVDEATQPTDKYNAKQKLFAKYLQVDMPITPKLRFIGGARHEDNYQSVATQNPFDPNAAVFDRYNYKSYLNGYELSVIDPTFRSPAAINANKNLLPSSNFVYAWDDKTNLRVSYTETISRPDFREMAPFQFFNVLGGGIEKGNQYLTRTYIHNYDFRYEKFPNADEIIAIGVFGKQMASPIEKVMEVDSQFRYTYTNAKSAYVHGIELEVRKSLNMFTPKLERWAFGINTFFIKSEVQFQDWLYYQVSGTTQRPTNLSRPLQGQSPYVYNVNLRYRFDDKGDHTITMLYNEFGPRISAVGGIGIPDTYERPVGMLDFVYNLKFLEKWDIKIAARNVTDSRIKIVQENPILDSTVHSNTGFNIGNTFIPIGGHSYKGETINSYRLGPTITFSVTYNLN, encoded by the coding sequence ATGAAGATCTATAAGAAATCGCTAATAGGAATTATTCTTTCTCTCGGCATTTTTAGTATCCCCGTTTTCGCGCAAGGCACCGGAAAGGTGCAAGGTCAAGCTCTCGACGCTCAGACCGCGGAAGCGATGTTCGGGGTTACCGCCGTTATCCGAAGTATCAATAAGTTCGGTAGAACGGACGTCGATGGTAACTACGAAATCACCGGAGTTCCCGACGGTAGTTACACCGTTGAGTTCATCATGCAGGGTATGGAGACTCAAAAGAAATCGGTGACCGTCAGCGGAGGTAAACTCGTTCGAGTTAACGTCGCAATGGGCGTTAAAAAACTCGAAGAAGTGGTCGTTGAAGACAGAGCGTTAAACGACACCGAAGCGTCCTTATTAAAATTTCAAAAGAAAGCCGCCGCGGTTTCCGACGGTATTTCCGCTCAGGCGATCCAGAAAACTCCGGATTCAAGTGCGGGCGACGTCATTCGACGTGTTACCGGGATTACGCTGGTAGGCGGTCGTTTCGTTTTCGTTCGGGGTTTAGGGGAAAGATACTCCAACACGTTGTTGAACAACTCTCCTCTTCCTTCCACGGAACCGAACAAAAGAATCGTTCCTTTGGACTTGTTCCCCGCTTCTTTGATCAAAAACATCGTCGTTTCGAAAACGTTCATTCCAGAAGACCAAGCGGAATTCTCAGGTGGAACGGTTAAGATCGAAACCAAGGATTATCCGGACCAATTTTTCGTGAAGGTCGGATTACAAACCGGTTATAACAACAATACTACATTCCAAAACTTTAAAACATACAGCGGCGGCGGTCAGGACTGGCTCGGTTTGTCCGAAGGAAACAGATCCAAACCGAGTATGGTGGACATTCTTCCCGACGCTCCGTTTAAGGCGGTTGGTTCCGGTCAATACGGTTACAATCAAGCCGCGGTTACTCTCGGGTCTTTGCAGTTCAGCAACCAGTGGACTCCGACTCAGATGAACGCGCCTCTCAACAAGGGTTTTAACTTTTCCATCGGAAACAAGTTCGACCTCGGCGGTGATAGAAAACTCGGTTTGATCTTCGCGATCACTTACAACAACGACTATCAATACAGAAGAGAAACCGACGTTCTGAACAGAGCGGGTGCGGTCGTTCCGGGAATCCCCGTGGGCGATAAAAACACCCAGTTGAACAGAGCCTACAAATACGATCAGCATATCTACAACGAATCGGTGAACTGGGGAACCATTCTCAACACCACGTTCCAAGTGGCGAACGGTCACAGATTGCATTTTAAAAACTTCTTCAGCGTGAACAACGATAAGGAAGTGATGGTTTACTCCGGTCAAAACCTGGCTTCCGGTCAGACAATCGCATCCGACAAGTTGAACTACATTATGAGAAACTTATATAGTAGTCAACTTTCCGGCGATCATATCATCAACGTAGGAAACGTAAAGACGAAACTCGAATGGAGATTCGCTCAATCCGAAGCGAACCGAAATCAGCCGGATATGAGAGATACGATCTACGCGGTTCAAACCGGTCAGGAAGGTCAAATGCCTGCGGTGCTTCAAGGGGGAACCTTAGGAAGCAGTCAATTCTACTCTAAGACAAAAGACTTGAGCAGACACGGCGGATTGGATTATGAAATTCCTTTCAACCAATGGGACGGCTTACAATCCAAATTGAAGATCGGTTATTCCGCGGTTCAAAGAGAAAGAGGTTTCGAGGCTCAGAGATACTTCTTCAGAGGTCAAAGCTCCGGTTCCATGAGCAACTTAGCGGGCGGCGCGATTCCCGATCCGAACTATCCGATTCCTCCTGAAGTGGTTTATAGCCCTTTCAACAGAGGATCCAAAGGTTACTTCGTGGACGAAGCAACCCAACCTACGGATAAATACAATGCAAAACAAAAGTTATTCGCAAAGTATCTGCAAGTGGATATGCCGATCACTCCTAAGTTGAGATTTATCGGCGGTGCAAGACACGAGGACAACTATCAATCCGTTGCGACTCAAAACCCGTTTGATCCGAACGCGGCAGTCTTCGATCGTTACAACTATAAGTCTTATCTGAACGGATATGAACTTTCCGTTATCGATCCTACGTTTAGATCTCCCGCGGCGATCAACGCAAACAAGAACCTTCTTCCTTCTTCCAACTTCGTGTATGCTTGGGATGATAAGACGAACTTAAGAGTTTCCTACACGGAAACGATTTCAAGACCTGACTTTAGAGAAATGGCTCCGTTCCAGTTCTTCAACGTCCTCGGTGGCGGGATCGAAAAAGGAAATCAATACTTAACGAGAACTTACATTCATAACTACGATTTCCGTTATGAAAAATTTCCGAACGCGGATGAGATCATCGCGATCGGTGTTTTCGGTAAACAGATGGCTTCTCCGATCGAGAAGGTAATGGAAGTGGATTCTCAGTTTAGATACACTTACACCAACGCGAAATCCGCTTACGTGCACGGTATAGAGTTGGAAGTCAGAAAATCTCTAAACATGTTCACTCCGAAATTGGAAAGATGGGCGTTCGGTATCAACACGTTCTTCATCAAGTCCGAAGTTCAGTTCCAAGATTGGCTCTACTACCAAGTGAGCGGAACCACACAGAGACCTACGAATCTTTCCAGACCTCTGCAAGGTCAATCTCCTTACGTATATAACGTAAACTTAAGATACCGTTTCGACGACAAGGGAGATCATACGATCACCATGTTATACAACGAGTTCGGACCGAGAATCAGCGCGGTGGGTGGTATCGGAATTCCGGATACGTATGAAAGACCAGTGGGTATGCTCGACTTCGTGTATAACCTGAAGTTCCTCGAAAAATGGGACATTAAGATTGCGGCGAGAAACGTGACCGACAGTAGAATTAAAATCGTTCAGGAAAACCCGATTCTGGATTCTACGGTTCATTCCAACACCGGATTCAATATCGGAAACACGTTCATCCCGATCGGTGGTCATAGTTACAAAGGTGAGACGATCAACTCTTACCGTCTCGGACCTACGATTACATTCTCCGTAACATACAACTTAAATTAA
- a CDS encoding TetR/AcrR family transcriptional regulator: MPKVVDHELYRISILKRCLGLFAKKGYATVTMREISKELRVSTGSLYHYFPTKEVLFEEMAKWVVREDAAQLEEVRGSSKLLSFRERLELLFEFVREREGHFQDLVLIASDLYRLDESEPARAILKECSLVFRNAIESHLALKNEEMEKLFFSVLIGTVFQRMLDRETADFEKTFALVRGFAPLISFGLLSEPKKAGNDSP, encoded by the coding sequence TTGCCAAAAGTTGTGGACCACGAGCTTTATCGGATATCGATTCTGAAACGTTGCCTTGGTTTATTCGCCAAAAAAGGATACGCCACCGTGACGATGCGGGAAATTTCCAAAGAGCTTCGGGTTTCCACCGGCTCCTTGTATCATTATTTTCCGACAAAGGAAGTTTTGTTCGAGGAAATGGCGAAGTGGGTCGTGCGAGAGGACGCGGCGCAGTTGGAAGAGGTGAGAGGTTCGAGTAAACTTTTGAGTTTTCGGGAAAGGCTCGAACTTCTTTTCGAATTCGTTCGCGAAAGAGAAGGGCATTTTCAGGATTTAGTTCTGATCGCGTCCGATCTCTATCGTTTGGACGAATCCGAACCGGCCCGTGCGATTTTGAAAGAATGTTCCCTCGTATTTCGAAACGCGATCGAAAGTCATCTTGCGTTAAAAAACGAAGAGATGGAAAAACTTTTTTTCAGCGTTTTAATCGGTACGGTCTTTCAAAGAATGCTCGATCGGGAAACTGCGGACTTCGAAAAGACATTCGCTCTTGTAAGAGGTTTTGCTCCTTTGATTTCGTTCGGTTTATTATCGGAACCTAAAAAGGCGGGGAATGATTCTCCATAG
- a CDS encoding nuclear transport factor 2 family protein, whose protein sequence is MTNKKKATSFLEMAGSGNVQAAYDQFIANNFIHHNQYFKGDRNSLLTAMEEAHKASPNKRIEIKQCFEEGDTVITHSLVVRQNSEEPNIAVVHIFRFEGDKVAELWDLGQLLTKDSPNENGAF, encoded by the coding sequence ATGACAAACAAGAAAAAAGCGACTTCGTTTTTAGAGATGGCCGGCTCCGGAAACGTTCAAGCGGCTTACGATCAATTCATCGCAAATAATTTTATCCATCACAACCAATACTTCAAAGGGGATCGAAATTCTCTTTTGACCGCGATGGAAGAAGCCCACAAGGCAAGTCCGAACAAACGAATCGAAATCAAACAATGTTTCGAAGAAGGTGATACGGTGATCACACATTCGCTCGTGGTCCGTCAAAATTCGGAGGAACCGAACATCGCGGTCGTTCATATCTTTCGATTTGAAGGAGATAAGGTCGCTGAACTTTGGGATTTGGGTCAACTTCTTACGAAGGATTCCCCGAACGAAAACGGGGCTTTTTAA
- a CDS encoding alkane 1-monooxygenase, with the protein MTNLKRYSFIVCFLVPAFAVLGYFLGGAYNFLTFAIVFGLLPILDVVVGADPSNPKEEDVPALQNEFYFRFLTYIWAWIQMGLVLWSLYEVQTKTLSTLEWWGFVLAIGINTGGIGITVAHELGHKSKKIEQWYSKFILMTVCYMHFFIEHNRGHHVNVSTFEDPASSRKGESFYKFYPRTVFGSYFSAWKLEAKRLSKAGKSSWSMDNEMISSTIIPLLFIAVATGALTLYTGRFSWEVPAFFFVQSFIAFSLLELVNYIEHYGLQRKEIAPGKFEKVLPIHSWNQNFAMSNAFLFHLQRHSDHHANAGRRYSALRHFEESPQLPYGYEVMVLIALFPPLWYKIMDWRLEDWKKKYYGDSVELKAETKRPIKNAIA; encoded by the coding sequence ATGACCAACTTAAAACGTTATTCGTTTATCGTTTGTTTTTTGGTGCCCGCGTTCGCGGTGCTCGGTTATTTTTTAGGAGGCGCGTATAACTTTCTTACCTTTGCGATCGTTTTCGGTTTATTGCCGATCTTGGACGTGGTGGTGGGCGCCGATCCTTCCAATCCGAAAGAAGAGGACGTTCCCGCTTTGCAGAACGAATTCTACTTTAGATTTTTAACATATATTTGGGCCTGGATTCAGATGGGACTCGTTCTTTGGTCCTTATACGAGGTGCAGACCAAAACTCTTTCCACTTTGGAATGGTGGGGTTTCGTTCTCGCGATCGGAATCAACACGGGCGGAATCGGAATCACGGTGGCGCACGAGTTGGGTCACAAAAGCAAGAAGATAGAACAGTGGTATTCCAAGTTCATTCTGATGACGGTTTGTTATATGCACTTCTTTATCGAACACAACCGAGGTCATCACGTTAACGTTTCCACGTTCGAAGATCCGGCTTCTTCGCGTAAGGGAGAATCGTTTTATAAATTTTATCCGAGAACGGTTTTCGGTTCTTATTTTTCGGCTTGGAAGTTGGAGGCGAAACGTCTTTCCAAAGCGGGCAAGTCATCTTGGTCCATGGACAACGAAATGATTTCTTCTACGATCATCCCTCTTTTGTTCATCGCGGTTGCGACCGGAGCCTTGACCTTGTATACGGGACGTTTTTCTTGGGAGGTTCCCGCGTTCTTCTTTGTTCAGAGTTTTATCGCCTTCTCTCTTTTGGAACTCGTGAATTACATCGAACACTACGGTTTGCAGAGAAAGGAAATCGCTCCGGGTAAATTCGAAAAGGTTCTGCCGATTCATTCTTGGAATCAGAATTTTGCGATGAGCAACGCGTTTCTATTTCATCTTCAAAGACATTCGGATCACCACGCGAACGCCGGAAGACGTTATTCCGCTTTGAGACATTTCGAGGAAAGTCCCCAACTCCCGTACGGTTACGAAGTTATGGTTCTGATCGCCCTTTTTCCTCCTCTTTGGTATAAGATCATGGATTGGAGACTCGAAGATTGGAAAAAGAAATATTACGGCGATTCGGTCGAGTTGAAAGCCGAAACGAAACGGCCGATCAAAAACGCAATTGCTTAG
- a CDS encoding putative bifunctional diguanylate cyclase/phosphodiesterase: protein MKEQNLGLYETLSKIKPLKSYTAKILLIAFLGTHVPLIALLIYYVINTGYDVRTIFQTLLIALMATLGGTGVTLFALHRLLTPITLTSQSLKKYLNEKVLPNLPTNYTDEAGTLMAGTSLTVRKLDDVINYLSNYDALTSLPNRDSFVERIYSEIKNSSEDSSNLAVVSFGIQKWKEIKNTFGNHSADLFLRFIGKRLSDLGNNFLILSRSGEGEFSLLYRTNPNAISEVETKVAEILSGFKEALPIAGAEIYIHLNAGISFFPKDGNSSEQLLWKAETALHGSIASGNDFGFFTPEQNDRLKEKLTFEKELRDAVAKNEFTVLYQPKVDLQSGRLIGMEALVRWNHPSLGVISPLQFIPLAEETGLIIELGELVLRRACIDLQNWKKKGNPGFLVSVNLSPIQFRKKFLTETILNILKETDTKPEELELEITESALAGDPVSTLEVLNSLHKAGITLSLDDFGTGFSSLSFLSQYPLHTLKIDQSFVKGLSVDSTNGSIVKTILALAESLNLNTIAEGIESEDQRDLLKAQGCGMGQGFLFSKPLPIQDLEDFVKRNAPATLDP, encoded by the coding sequence ATGAAGGAACAAAACCTGGGGCTTTACGAAACTCTCTCCAAGATCAAACCTCTTAAATCGTATACCGCGAAAATTCTGCTCATCGCATTCTTGGGAACCCACGTTCCTCTGATCGCACTTTTGATTTATTACGTAATCAACACCGGATACGACGTAAGAACCATCTTTCAAACCCTTCTCATCGCGCTCATGGCAACGTTAGGCGGAACCGGAGTGACCTTGTTTGCTCTTCACAGATTGTTGACACCCATCACTCTTACCTCGCAATCCCTTAAAAAATATCTGAACGAAAAGGTCCTTCCGAATCTTCCCACGAATTACACGGACGAAGCCGGAACGCTCATGGCCGGAACATCTCTTACGGTTCGCAAACTCGACGACGTCATCAATTATCTTTCCAATTACGACGCGCTCACAAGTCTTCCGAACCGGGATTCGTTCGTGGAAAGAATTTATTCCGAAATCAAAAATTCCTCGGAAGATTCCTCAAACCTTGCCGTGGTTTCCTTCGGAATTCAAAAATGGAAAGAAATCAAAAACACGTTCGGAAATCATTCCGCCGATTTATTTTTGAGATTCATAGGCAAACGTCTTTCGGACCTGGGAAATAACTTCTTAATCTTAAGCCGTAGCGGCGAGGGAGAATTCTCCCTACTCTACCGCACCAATCCGAATGCGATCTCCGAAGTCGAAACCAAGGTTGCCGAAATTTTATCGGGCTTTAAGGAAGCTCTTCCGATCGCGGGGGCCGAGATTTACATTCATCTCAACGCGGGAATATCGTTCTTTCCGAAGGACGGAAATTCTTCCGAACAACTTCTTTGGAAAGCGGAAACCGCACTTCACGGCAGTATCGCTTCGGGGAACGACTTTGGGTTTTTTACTCCGGAACAAAACGATCGATTGAAAGAGAAACTTACATTCGAAAAAGAATTGAGAGACGCGGTCGCCAAAAACGAGTTCACCGTTCTTTATCAACCGAAAGTGGATCTTCAATCGGGTCGATTGATCGGAATGGAAGCTCTCGTCCGCTGGAATCATCCGAGTCTTGGTGTTATTTCCCCTCTTCAATTCATTCCTCTTGCGGAAGAAACCGGTTTGATCATAGAACTCGGCGAATTGGTCTTGAGACGCGCTTGTATCGATCTGCAAAATTGGAAGAAGAAAGGAAATCCGGGTTTTCTCGTTTCGGTGAATCTTTCTCCGATTCAGTTCCGCAAGAAATTTCTTACGGAAACGATCTTGAATATTCTAAAAGAAACGGATACCAAACCCGAAGAATTGGAGCTTGAAATCACGGAAAGCGCCCTTGCGGGCGATCCGGTTTCTACATTAGAAGTTTTGAATTCTCTTCATAAGGCGGGAATTACCCTCTCCCTGGACGATTTCGGTACCGGTTTTTCCTCTTTGAGTTTTTTAAGCCAATATCCTTTGCATACTCTGAAGATCGATCAATCCTTCGTAAAGGGCTTAAGTGTGGATTCCACGAACGGATCGATCGTCAAAACCATTCTCGCTTTGGCGGAAAGTTTGAACTTAAACACGATCGCCGAAGGAATCGAATCCGAAGACCAAAGAGATCTTTTGAAGGCCCAGGGTTGCGGCATGGGCCAGGGATTTTTGTTTTCGAAGCCGCTTCCGATTCAGGATTTGGAAGATTTTGTTAAGCGAAATGCCCCGGCTACTCTCGACCCCTAA